GCCCGGCCCGATGGCCCGGCGAGAGGCTCGCCTGTCCCCCGACGCGGAGGGGCTTCTGGCCAGGGCGGTGGACGCCATGAACCTGTCCGGCCGCGGCTTCGACCGGGCCCTGAAGGTGGCACGGACCGTGGCCGACCTGGCGGGGGAGGACCAGGCCTCGGCGGCCCATCTCGCGGAGGCGCTTTCCTACCGAGTGGACCTGCGGGAAGCGGAGGCCGCCCGTGCCGTCTGAGCGCGGCTCGCCCGGCCCGTTCTCGCCCGACGACCTCTCGGGGGACGGCCGATCGCGCGAGCTGGCCTGGCCGCCCGGGTTCGTCGCGACACGGGCGGATCGTCGAGCACTGCTCGTCCTGGCCTCGCTCCAGGGCATCCGCCCCCGCCGCCTGCTCGAGCTCGCGGTGCGCCTGGGGACCGCGCGCGCATGCCTGGCCGCCGTGGCCGACGGCCGCGAGGGGAGCGAGGCGGATCGCCGGTGGGTCCGGCGCATCGACCCGGACCGGCTGGAGGCGTCCATGGGAGCGTGCGGGGCCCGGGTGGCCTTCCCCGGTTCGCCCGAGTACTCGCCCTGGCTCGGGGACCTGGCCGATCCGCCGGCGGCGCTGTTCGTGCGAGGCGCCCCGTTGCAACCGGCGGCCGCCCGGGTGGCCGTGGTCGGAGCCCGGCGGTGCTCTTCACTGGGCCGCGAGGTCGCCACCGAGATCGGGGCCGGCCTGGCCGGTGCGGGAATCACCGTCGTCAGCGGCGCGGCCATGGGGATCGACGCCGCTGCGCACGAGGGTGCGCTTCGGGCAGGAGGGCACACCATCGCGGTCCTGGGTTGTGGGATCGACCAGTCCTACCCACCGCGGAACCAGGCGCTCATCGACCGGATCGCGGCGTCGGGCTCGGTGGTGAGCGAGTATCCGCCCGGCGTGCCGGCCGAGCCCTTTCGTTTCCCGGCCCGCAACCGCATCATCGCGGCGCTGGCCGAGGCGGTCGTGGTGGTGGAGGGAGCTCGGGGCAGCGGTTCGCTCATCACCGCCGACCACGCCCTCGATCTGGGGCGAGCCGTCTACGCGGTGCCCGGTCCGGTCACCAGCCCGCTGTCGGAGGTCCCGCTGGCCCTGATCCGCGACGGGGCCGGCAT
Above is a genomic segment from Actinomycetota bacterium containing:
- the dprA gene encoding DNA-processing protein DprA — translated: MPSERGSPGPFSPDDLSGDGRSRELAWPPGFVATRADRRALLVLASLQGIRPRRLLELAVRLGTARACLAAVADGREGSEADRRWVRRIDPDRLEASMGACGARVAFPGSPEYSPWLGDLADPPAALFVRGAPLQPAAARVAVVGARRCSSLGREVATEIGAGLAGAGITVVSGAAMGIDAAAHEGALRAGGHTIAVLGCGIDQSYPPRNQALIDRIAASGSVVSEYPPGVPAEPFRFPARNRIIAALAEAVVVVEGARGSGSLITADHALDLGRAVYAVPGPVTSPLSEVPLALIRDGAGMIRGAEDLLVDLGRIDPEAARASLGGGGLSGEGGAASGEGLSDGERAVLGVLAGPTLPDQVAASLGWELGEVIPVLVSLELRGLVRNVGGRVERRLVVTS